The Leptospira noumeaensis genome segment TAAACCAAACGATCTCCATTCAGTTTGATCTAAAGTTTTGGATTGGTATCATTTATACTTCTGTATTTGCTACAATCTTCACGACACAGATTCAAACCAGATACCAAAAAGCTGTCCCACCGGCAAGGGCTGGTTTACTTTATAGTATGGAACCTGTATTTTCCTTTTTTCTCGCATATTTAGTGTTAGGTGAAAGGTTGGGGGTAGTGGGAGCGATTGGTTCGGGTCTTACCCTGTTTGGGATTGTATTTTCTGAATTAGGTAAGTGGAACAAAAGAGAAGAATGAACCATGTGTAGATTGGTTTTTTCTACACATCAATTTTTAAATTTCTAAATTATATAATTTGGTGTTCTTTCAGTGCGTGGTAAAGAATCCCAATCGTAACCTTTAAGATGGACAAAACGGGAATGGCGAGTAACATCCCAAAGATTCCAAAAAAGTTTCCTCCAACGGCAATTCCAATGAGGATTGCTAGTGGATGGAGGGAGACTGCATTGGCAATCACTACAGGTTGTACAATGGCATTGTCTACTAACTGTGCCACCACAACAACAGTAGCTATGGAACCAATGGAAGGAGACATCTCAGGGAAAAGAATCGAAAACAGAATGGGTGGAACCGCTCCCACGAGTGGGCCCAGATAAGGAATGGAATTGGCAATACCTAGAAAAATTCCAAATAGAAAAAAGAATTTCACTCCAACCAAATAAAAACCAAGGGAAGCCACAATGGCCATAATTCCACATTGGATCACTAAACTTTTTAAGTAACTAGTGATTTGTTGGTTCATTCGATAAAACACCATTAGAAACATTTCAAAAAAACGATTGGGAATAAAACTAATCATCGTTTTATAAATTAAATTAGCATCCAAAAGTAAAAAGAAACTAATGATAGGAATGATGATCATCCAACTGATAAAGGTGGGAATCATTACAACCATACCACGTAAAAATTCTTCCAAGTTACTTGTTGCCATTTTAGCAACTTCTTCTGGATTGATGATCTTTTTCCAAAGCTCTGGATTTTTGGAAAGTACAGGAAGTTTATTAAAATCGAGCAACTGAAAATTGGGATCATCCATTTTAACAGACCACTCGGAAACAATGGGTTGCGCTTTTTCAAAAAGATTCGGTAAATAAAATGCCAAAAACCAATAAGCACCGGCAATCAATACAGAAAAAATAATGATGATGGTAATCGCTCTATGGATTCCTCTCGATTCAAAATAATCCACAATCCCATGAAAAATATAAAAATGGATTCCGGAGATAAGAAGTGGGATCGCTAAGAATTTTACACCAATGATTCCAATGAGGGCTGTGAGTATGATGAGTCCAAAAAAAGCACTGCGCAAAATTAAGGAAGAGATGTTGTTTTCTTTGGTGCTCATTTGGATTTATTTTTTTTACTTTTGAAGTATGCAGCTTCAAGTGTATCATTTGTTTTGCGAAGTCTGTCGGCAATGATGGATGCAAAACTGAGGAGTAGGTCATTTCCCACTCTTGGTTTTGTTTCTAATAGAGTTTTTAGTTCCGGTTGAAAAAATCCAAGTAAGATGGAATCAACGAGTGCTACTGCCGTTGCTGATCTTGGAAAGTCTTGAAAGAGAGCTAACTCTCCAAAAAAGGCACCTTTCTCTAGTTCGGCGAGTTTTAAAGTCACTCCTTCCCTTTCTGAATAAATCTCTACTTTCCCTTGAAGGATGAGATACACTCCCGTCCCTGCTTGGCCTTGGAAAAAGATGGTTTCACCCGCATAATACTTACGTTTGTGGATGAGCCTTGCGACTTCACGTAAAGTTCGGCGAGACATACCTTCAAAGATAGCCGTTTCGCGTAAAAAATGTGAAATTTCCGTTATCGGGTTTTCGTCGCGTTTGAGAATGGATTTCCAAAGGGGAAGTTGCATATAGCCTCTCTTATATAAATCGGATAGACGGGGCCTGGAATTGATAAAACTTGATCCGTATGGGCCAAGCTTTTTACGTAACAGGTACGGGAACGGACATAGGGAAAACTTTTTTTTCGAGTCTGTTTATGGCTAAATACGCGGAAAGTTTCCAATTTCGATATTGGAAGATCGTCCAGACTGGTGCTCCGAGTGCAGGTGACACTGAATTCATTCGGAAAACTACAAATCTGCCTGATTCCTTCTTTATGAAACCAGCTTATGAATTTGCCACACCGGCAAGTCCACATTATGCCTCCAAACAGGAAGGAGTCATTCTGGATCCTAAACATCTACTGAATGAGTTAATCAAGGAAAGAAAAACCAATACACTTGTTGAAGGCGCTGGTGGAGTTTTTGTTCCTCTTACGGATGATTATTTAACCATAAAAGGAATCCAGGAAAGTAATCTTCCTGTGATTGTGATTGGATCCACAGAACTTGGAACGATCAATCATACACTTTTGACTTTGGATGCACTAACGAGTCGGTTCATCCCGGTTCTAGGATTTTATTTAGTAGGACAAAATAATCCCTTACAAACTGATAATGCAGAAACAATACAAAGATTAGGTGGAGCGCCTTGTCTTGGACTTACCAATTTCCCAGAACAAAAATTATCACCGAATGAATTTCTTGATTTTGCAAAGAATCATTTTGATACCAACCGAAACGTCATAGATACCATTTTAAATCCAGACGATGAATTTTAATCCGATTGAAACAAATACCTGGGTTCCCCTCACCATCCAAGAGGAAGGAGAATCCTTAATCAATTTCGTTCAGGCGAAAGATGAGTTTGTTATTGATTCCGATGGAAATTCATGGATTGATGCCATAGCCAGTTGGTGGACTATGATTTTTGGACACCGCCATCCAAGACTTGTATCCGCTTTAAAAACACAAGTAGATGAACTTGATCATATCATGCTTGCCGGTCATATCCATCCTGCTGCAGAAAACTTATCAAAAGTTTTATTAGAACTAACAAACTCTGATTT includes the following:
- a CDS encoding AI-2E family transporter, giving the protein MSTKENNISSLILRSAFFGLIILTALIGIIGVKFLAIPLLISGIHFYIFHGIVDYFESRGIHRAITIIIIFSVLIAGAYWFLAFYLPNLFEKAQPIVSEWSVKMDDPNFQLLDFNKLPVLSKNPELWKKIINPEEVAKMATSNLEEFLRGMVVMIPTFISWMIIIPIISFFLLLDANLIYKTMISFIPNRFFEMFLMVFYRMNQQITSYLKSLVIQCGIMAIVASLGFYLVGVKFFFLFGIFLGIANSIPYLGPLVGAVPPILFSILFPEMSPSIGSIATVVVVAQLVDNAIVQPVVIANAVSLHPLAILIGIAVGGNFFGIFGMLLAIPVLSILKVTIGILYHALKEHQII
- a CDS encoding cyclic nucleotide-binding domain-containing protein, which gives rise to MQLPLWKSILKRDENPITEISHFLRETAIFEGMSRRTLREVARLIHKRKYYAGETIFFQGQAGTGVYLILQGKVEIYSEREGVTLKLAELEKGAFFGELALFQDFPRSATAVALVDSILLGFFQPELKTLLETKPRVGNDLLLSFASIIADRLRKTNDTLEAAYFKSKKNKSK
- the bioD gene encoding dethiobiotin synthase; this encodes MGQAFYVTGTGTDIGKTFFSSLFMAKYAESFQFRYWKIVQTGAPSAGDTEFIRKTTNLPDSFFMKPAYEFATPASPHYASKQEGVILDPKHLLNELIKERKTNTLVEGAGGVFVPLTDDYLTIKGIQESNLPVIVIGSTELGTINHTLLTLDALTSRFIPVLGFYLVGQNNPLQTDNAETIQRLGGAPCLGLTNFPEQKLSPNEFLDFAKNHFDTNRNVIDTILNPDDEF